The following proteins are encoded in a genomic region of Rattus rattus isolate New Zealand chromosome 2, Rrattus_CSIRO_v1, whole genome shotgun sequence:
- the LOC116891873 gene encoding olfactory receptor 14A2-like: MPNVTRITGFILMGFSDVPELQTVCGLFFLVMYLAVIMSNFLIITLITLDLKLQTPMYFFLKNLSLLDVLFISVPIPNFFINSITQNNSISILGCALQVLLMTSFASGDLFVLTAMSYDRYIAICSPLHYEAIMSRSNCVLMAGISWATGVLFGTLYTACTFSMPFCGSCVIPQFFCDVPSLLRISCSDTLVVIYTSLGIGVCLGISCFICVVISYFYIFSTVLKIRTTKGQSKAFATCLPHLTVFSVFIATACFDYLKPPSNTASIADRVFSVLYIVLPPSLNPVIYSLRNTDIKCALRRLQQNLCPRRLLHLTVQSICPQCSGSHFTNKFYNY; the protein is encoded by the coding sequence ATGCCCAATGTCACTAGAATTACAGGGTTCATCCTTATGGGATTCTCGGATGTTCCTGAGCTACAGACTGTATGTGGGCTGTTTTTCCTGGTAATGTACCTAGCAGTCATAATGAGTAACTTCCTCATCATCACTCTCATCACCCTGGATCTGAAACTCCAAACGCCCATGtactttttcttaaagaatttgtCCCTGTTGgatgtcctttttatttctgttccaaTCCCAAATTTCTTTATCAATAGCATAACTCAGAATAATTCAATTTCTATTCTTGGTTGTGCCCTACAAGTACTTTTAATGACATCTTTTGCATCTGGGGACTTATTTGTCCTAACAGCAATGTCATATGACCGCTATATTGCCATCTGTTCTCCTCTACATTATGAGGCCATCATGAGTCGCAGTAACTGTGTGCTGATGGCAGGTATTTCCTGGGCTACTGGGGTACTCTTTGGAACTTTATACACAGCTTGCACATTTTCCATGCCCTTCTGTGGCTCCTGTGTGATCCCACAgtttttctgtgatgttccctcATTATTAAGGATTTCTTGCTCTGACACACTTGTTGTCATTTACACAAGTCTTGGAATTGGTGTCTGTCTGGGCATATCTTGTTTCATCTGTGTTGTGATCTCTTACTTTTACATATTCTCCACTGTACTGAAGATTCGTACCACTAAGGGTCAGTCCAAAGCATTTGCCACCTGCCTTCCCCACCTCACCGTTTTCAGTGTTTTCATTGCTACAGCTTGCTTTGACTATCTGAAGCCACCGTCAAATACAGCATCAATTGCAGATAGAGTGTTTTCTGTGCTGTACATTGTGTTGCCTCCATCACTTAATCCTGTGATTTatagcctgagaaatacagataTCAAGTGTGCTTTGAGGCGTTTGCAACAAAATCTTTGCCCAAGGAGGTTACTTCACCTAACAGTTCAAAGTATCTGTCCACAGTGTAGCGGCTCACATTTTACAAACAAGTTTTATAATTATTGA